A DNA window from Vigna angularis cultivar LongXiaoDou No.4 chromosome 1, ASM1680809v1, whole genome shotgun sequence contains the following coding sequences:
- the LOC108321255 gene encoding NADP-dependent glyceraldehyde-3-phosphate dehydrogenase, giving the protein MAPGTGVFAEILDGDVYKYYADGEWKKASSGKTVAIINPTTRKTQYKVQACSQEEVNKVMDLAKSAQKLWAKTPLWKRAELLHKAAAILKEHKAPIAECLVKEIAKPAKDAVTEVVRSGDLISYCAEEGVRILGEGKFLVSDSFPGNERTKYCLTSKIPLGVILAIPPFNYPVNLAVSKIAPALIAGNSIVLKPPTQGAVSGLHMIHCFHLAGFPKGLINCVTGKGSEIGDFLTMHPGVNCISFTGGDTGIGISKKAGMIPLQMELGGKDACIVLEDADLDLVAINIIKGGFSYSGQRCTAVKVVLVMESVADALVEKVKANVAKLTVGPPEDDSDITPVVSESSANYIEGLVLDAKEKGATFCQEYKREGNLIWPLLLDHVRPDMRIAWEEPFGPVLPVIRINSVEEGIHHCNASNFGLQGCVFTKDVNKAIMISDAMETGTVQINSAPARGPDHFPFQGIKDSGIGSQGITNSINMMTKVKTTVINLPSPSYTMG; this is encoded by the exons ATGGCTCCCGGGACTGGTGTCTTTGCAGAGATTTTGGATGGAGATGTGTACAAGTACTATGCCGATGGGGAGTGGAAGAAAGCTTCTTCTGGGAAAACTGTTGCCATCATCAACCCCACTACAAGAAAGACTCAATACAAAGTTCAAG CTTGTTCACAAGAGGAGGTTAATAAGGTCATGGACTTGGCAAAATCTGCACAAAAATTATGGGCAAAGACCCCACTGTGGAAGCGGGCCGAACTTCTTCACAAGGCAGCTGCTATCCTTAAAGAGCACAAGGCTCCAATTGCAGAGTGTCTGGTGAAAGAAATAGCAAAGCCAGCCAAAGATGCTGTTACAGAG GTTGTAAGATCTGGTGATCTGATTTCTTACTGTGCTGAAGAAGGGGTAAGGATTCTGGGAGAGGGAAAGTTCTTGGTGTCGGATAGCTTTCCTGGAAATGAAAGGACAAAATATTGCCTCACATCCAAG ATTCCACTTGGAGTGATTTTAGCCATTCCACCATTTAACTACCCTGTTAATCTTGCTGTCTCCAAAATTGCTCCTGCACTGATTGCTGGAAACTCCATTGTGCTCAAGCCTCCGACTCAG GGAGCCGTTTCTGGTCTGCACATGATTCACTGCTTTCACTTGGCTGGTTTTCCCAAAGGCCTAATCAACTGTGTCACTGGCAAAGGCTCAGAAATTGGTGACTTCCTAACAATGCATCCAGGAGTGAACTGTATAAG CTTTACTGGTGGAGATACTGGCATTGGAATTTCAAAGAAGGCAGGCATGATTCCTCTGCAAATGGAGTTGGGAGGAAAAGATGCCTGCATTGTACTTGAGGATGCTGACCTGGATTTGGTTGCAATAAACATTATAAAAGGAGGCTTTTCATACAG TGGGCAGAGGTGCACTGCTGTTAAGGTTGTCCTGGTAATGGAATCTGTTGCCGATGCTTTGGTTGAGAAAGTGAAGGCTAATGTGGCAAAACTAACAGTCGGACCACCAGAGGATGACAGTGATATCACTCCAGTTGTGTCAGAATCATCAGCCAACTACATTGAAGGCCTGGTCTTGGATGCTAAGGAGAAAGGAGCAACATTCTGCCAGGAGTACAAAAGAGAAGGCAATCTCATTTGGCCTTTGCTACTGGACCATGTGAGGCCAGACATGAGAATTGCATGGGAAGAGCCATTTGGACCAGTTTTGCCAGTAATTAGGATCAATTCAGTTGAAGAAGGAATCCATCATTGTAATGCCAGCAACTTTGGACTTCAG GGATGTGTGTTCACAAAGGATGTAAACAAAGCAATAATGATCAGTGATGCAATGGAAACAGGAACAGTTCAGATAAATTCTGCCCCAGCTCGTGGACCAGACCATTTTCCCTTTCAG GGTATAAAGGACAGTGGCATTGGATCTCAAGGGATTACCAACAGCATAAACATGATGACCAAGGTTAAAACCACTGTGATCAACTTACCCAGCCCTTCCTACACCATGGGCTAG
- the LOC108328755 gene encoding bHLH transcription factor RHL1 isoform X4, translated as MQPCSREMQGANNNSLFNHGGNNQQQIHFDATSNEDFLKQMLSNLPSSSPWTLDPKHNPLWDPNSDETTPENNVVFPYDLEQANLASKFRNHQITDDKASALMLQHHHQLLLSSAAANSPILQMPVSSLNDNADPVQPLYNAFSASLQGAAQPSNQTHHFQLPQQSFGASAPATGGGAGSGQPKQRVRARRGQATDPHSIAERLRRERIAERMKALQELVPNANKTDKASMLDEIIDYVKFLQLQVKVLSMSRLGGAAAVAPLVADISSEGGPDCVQQKRNNTNGNSNGNHASSNDTLTTTEQQVAKLMEEDMGSAMQYLQGKGLCLMPISLATAISKATCHTRNPFTNGDGPSSPGISALTLHSSTLSNGLVKDTASVSKS; from the exons ATGCAACCTTGTAGTAGAGAAATGCAAGGCGCTAACAATAACTCTCTCTTTAACCATGGTGGTAACAATCAGCAACAGATCCACTTTGATGCAACTTCAAACGAGGATTTCCTTAAGCAAATGCTCTCCAATCtcccttcatcttctccatggACACTCGACCCCAAACACAACCCCTTATGGGACCCTAATTCCGACGAAACCACGCCGGAAAACAACGTCGTTTTCCCCTACGACCTCGAACAGGCCAACTTGGCCTCCAAGTTTCGCAACCACCAAATCACCGATGACAAAGCCTCCGCTCTCATGCTCCAACATCACCATCAACTCCTTCTCTCCTCCGCCGCTGCCAATTCCCCCATCCTCCAAATGCCCGTCTCCTCTCTTAACGAC AACGCTGACCCTGTTCAACCTCTCTACAACGCCTTCTCCGCCTCTCTCCAAGGTGCCGCCCAACCCTCCAACCAAACTCACCATTTTCAACTTCCTCAACag AGTTTTGGAGCTTCGGCTCCGGCTACTGGTGGTGGCGCTGGTTCCGGGCAGCCGAAGCAGAGGGTTAGAGCGAGGAGAGGTCAAGCGACCGACCCACACAGCATCGCCGAAAGG TTACGGAGGGAGAGAATTGCAGAGCGAATGAAGGCGCTGCAGGAACTGGTTCCCAACGCCAACAAG ACTGATAAGGCCTCCATGTTGGATGAGATCATCGATTATGTGAAGTTCCTCCAGCTCCAAGTCAAG GTTTTAAGCATGAGCAGATTGGGAGGTGCAGCGGCTGTGGCACCCCTTGTTGCTGATATATCTTCTGAG GGAGGCCCGGACTGCGTTCAACAAAAACGCAACAACACCAACGGAAACTCAAACGGCAACCATGCTTCTTCAAACGACACCCTCACCACGACGGAGCAACAGGTGGCGAAGCTCATGGAGGAAGACATGGGATCCGCCATGCAGTACCTGCAGGGGAAAGGTCTCTGCCTTATGCCGATTTCCCTGGCCACCGCCATCTCCAAAGCCACGTGTCACACCAGAAACCCTTTCACCAACGGTGATGGGCCCTCTTCTCCCGGAATATCCGCGCTCACCCTGCACTCGTCCACTCTCAGTAACGGCCTCGTCAAAGACACCGCTTCCGTTTCCAAGTCCTGA
- the LOC108328755 gene encoding bHLH transcription factor RHL1 isoform X3: MQPCSREMQGANNNSLFNHGGNNQQQIHFDATSNEDFLKQMLSNLPSSSPWTLDPKHNPLWDPNSDETTPENNVVFPYDLEQANLASKFRNHQITDDKASALMLQHHHQLLLSSAAANSPILQMPVSSLNDNADPVQPLYNAFSASLQGAAQPSNQTHHFQLPQQGQSFGASAPATGGGAGSGQPKQRVRARRGQATDPHSIAERLRRERIAERMKALQELVPNANKTDKASMLDEIIDYVKFLQLQVKVLSMSRLGGAAAVAPLVADISSEGGPDCVQQKRNNTNGNSNGNHASSNDTLTTTEQQVAKLMEEDMGSAMQYLQGKGLCLMPISLATAISKATCHTRNPFTNGDGPSSPGISALTLHSSTLSNGLVKDTASVSKS; the protein is encoded by the exons ATGCAACCTTGTAGTAGAGAAATGCAAGGCGCTAACAATAACTCTCTCTTTAACCATGGTGGTAACAATCAGCAACAGATCCACTTTGATGCAACTTCAAACGAGGATTTCCTTAAGCAAATGCTCTCCAATCtcccttcatcttctccatggACACTCGACCCCAAACACAACCCCTTATGGGACCCTAATTCCGACGAAACCACGCCGGAAAACAACGTCGTTTTCCCCTACGACCTCGAACAGGCCAACTTGGCCTCCAAGTTTCGCAACCACCAAATCACCGATGACAAAGCCTCCGCTCTCATGCTCCAACATCACCATCAACTCCTTCTCTCCTCCGCCGCTGCCAATTCCCCCATCCTCCAAATGCCCGTCTCCTCTCTTAACGAC AACGCTGACCCTGTTCAACCTCTCTACAACGCCTTCTCCGCCTCTCTCCAAGGTGCCGCCCAACCCTCCAACCAAACTCACCATTTTCAACTTCCTCAACag GGACAGAGTTTTGGAGCTTCGGCTCCGGCTACTGGTGGTGGCGCTGGTTCCGGGCAGCCGAAGCAGAGGGTTAGAGCGAGGAGAGGTCAAGCGACCGACCCACACAGCATCGCCGAAAGG TTACGGAGGGAGAGAATTGCAGAGCGAATGAAGGCGCTGCAGGAACTGGTTCCCAACGCCAACAAG ACTGATAAGGCCTCCATGTTGGATGAGATCATCGATTATGTGAAGTTCCTCCAGCTCCAAGTCAAG GTTTTAAGCATGAGCAGATTGGGAGGTGCAGCGGCTGTGGCACCCCTTGTTGCTGATATATCTTCTGAG GGAGGCCCGGACTGCGTTCAACAAAAACGCAACAACACCAACGGAAACTCAAACGGCAACCATGCTTCTTCAAACGACACCCTCACCACGACGGAGCAACAGGTGGCGAAGCTCATGGAGGAAGACATGGGATCCGCCATGCAGTACCTGCAGGGGAAAGGTCTCTGCCTTATGCCGATTTCCCTGGCCACCGCCATCTCCAAAGCCACGTGTCACACCAGAAACCCTTTCACCAACGGTGATGGGCCCTCTTCTCCCGGAATATCCGCGCTCACCCTGCACTCGTCCACTCTCAGTAACGGCCTCGTCAAAGACACCGCTTCCGTTTCCAAGTCCTGA
- the LOC108328755 gene encoding bHLH transcription factor RHL1 isoform X2, translating into MQPCSREMQGANNNSLFNHGGNNQQQIHFDATSNEDFLKQMLSNLPSSSPWTLDPKHNPLWDPNSDETTPENNVVFPYDLEQANLASKFRNHQITDDKASALMLQHHHQLLLSSAAANSPILQMPVSSLNDVVHASSFKSPASNADPVQPLYNAFSASLQGAAQPSNQTHHFQLPQQSFGASAPATGGGAGSGQPKQRVRARRGQATDPHSIAERLRRERIAERMKALQELVPNANKTDKASMLDEIIDYVKFLQLQVKVLSMSRLGGAAAVAPLVADISSEGGPDCVQQKRNNTNGNSNGNHASSNDTLTTTEQQVAKLMEEDMGSAMQYLQGKGLCLMPISLATAISKATCHTRNPFTNGDGPSSPGISALTLHSSTLSNGLVKDTASVSKS; encoded by the exons ATGCAACCTTGTAGTAGAGAAATGCAAGGCGCTAACAATAACTCTCTCTTTAACCATGGTGGTAACAATCAGCAACAGATCCACTTTGATGCAACTTCAAACGAGGATTTCCTTAAGCAAATGCTCTCCAATCtcccttcatcttctccatggACACTCGACCCCAAACACAACCCCTTATGGGACCCTAATTCCGACGAAACCACGCCGGAAAACAACGTCGTTTTCCCCTACGACCTCGAACAGGCCAACTTGGCCTCCAAGTTTCGCAACCACCAAATCACCGATGACAAAGCCTCCGCTCTCATGCTCCAACATCACCATCAACTCCTTCTCTCCTCCGCCGCTGCCAATTCCCCCATCCTCCAAATGCCCGTCTCCTCTCTTAACGACGTTGTTCACGCCTCCTCCTTCAAATCTCCTGCTTCA AACGCTGACCCTGTTCAACCTCTCTACAACGCCTTCTCCGCCTCTCTCCAAGGTGCCGCCCAACCCTCCAACCAAACTCACCATTTTCAACTTCCTCAACag AGTTTTGGAGCTTCGGCTCCGGCTACTGGTGGTGGCGCTGGTTCCGGGCAGCCGAAGCAGAGGGTTAGAGCGAGGAGAGGTCAAGCGACCGACCCACACAGCATCGCCGAAAGG TTACGGAGGGAGAGAATTGCAGAGCGAATGAAGGCGCTGCAGGAACTGGTTCCCAACGCCAACAAG ACTGATAAGGCCTCCATGTTGGATGAGATCATCGATTATGTGAAGTTCCTCCAGCTCCAAGTCAAG GTTTTAAGCATGAGCAGATTGGGAGGTGCAGCGGCTGTGGCACCCCTTGTTGCTGATATATCTTCTGAG GGAGGCCCGGACTGCGTTCAACAAAAACGCAACAACACCAACGGAAACTCAAACGGCAACCATGCTTCTTCAAACGACACCCTCACCACGACGGAGCAACAGGTGGCGAAGCTCATGGAGGAAGACATGGGATCCGCCATGCAGTACCTGCAGGGGAAAGGTCTCTGCCTTATGCCGATTTCCCTGGCCACCGCCATCTCCAAAGCCACGTGTCACACCAGAAACCCTTTCACCAACGGTGATGGGCCCTCTTCTCCCGGAATATCCGCGCTCACCCTGCACTCGTCCACTCTCAGTAACGGCCTCGTCAAAGACACCGCTTCCGTTTCCAAGTCCTGA
- the LOC108328755 gene encoding bHLH transcription factor RHL1 isoform X1 produces the protein MQPCSREMQGANNNSLFNHGGNNQQQIHFDATSNEDFLKQMLSNLPSSSPWTLDPKHNPLWDPNSDETTPENNVVFPYDLEQANLASKFRNHQITDDKASALMLQHHHQLLLSSAAANSPILQMPVSSLNDVVHASSFKSPASNADPVQPLYNAFSASLQGAAQPSNQTHHFQLPQQGQSFGASAPATGGGAGSGQPKQRVRARRGQATDPHSIAERLRRERIAERMKALQELVPNANKTDKASMLDEIIDYVKFLQLQVKVLSMSRLGGAAAVAPLVADISSEGGPDCVQQKRNNTNGNSNGNHASSNDTLTTTEQQVAKLMEEDMGSAMQYLQGKGLCLMPISLATAISKATCHTRNPFTNGDGPSSPGISALTLHSSTLSNGLVKDTASVSKS, from the exons ATGCAACCTTGTAGTAGAGAAATGCAAGGCGCTAACAATAACTCTCTCTTTAACCATGGTGGTAACAATCAGCAACAGATCCACTTTGATGCAACTTCAAACGAGGATTTCCTTAAGCAAATGCTCTCCAATCtcccttcatcttctccatggACACTCGACCCCAAACACAACCCCTTATGGGACCCTAATTCCGACGAAACCACGCCGGAAAACAACGTCGTTTTCCCCTACGACCTCGAACAGGCCAACTTGGCCTCCAAGTTTCGCAACCACCAAATCACCGATGACAAAGCCTCCGCTCTCATGCTCCAACATCACCATCAACTCCTTCTCTCCTCCGCCGCTGCCAATTCCCCCATCCTCCAAATGCCCGTCTCCTCTCTTAACGACGTTGTTCACGCCTCCTCCTTCAAATCTCCTGCTTCA AACGCTGACCCTGTTCAACCTCTCTACAACGCCTTCTCCGCCTCTCTCCAAGGTGCCGCCCAACCCTCCAACCAAACTCACCATTTTCAACTTCCTCAACag GGACAGAGTTTTGGAGCTTCGGCTCCGGCTACTGGTGGTGGCGCTGGTTCCGGGCAGCCGAAGCAGAGGGTTAGAGCGAGGAGAGGTCAAGCGACCGACCCACACAGCATCGCCGAAAGG TTACGGAGGGAGAGAATTGCAGAGCGAATGAAGGCGCTGCAGGAACTGGTTCCCAACGCCAACAAG ACTGATAAGGCCTCCATGTTGGATGAGATCATCGATTATGTGAAGTTCCTCCAGCTCCAAGTCAAG GTTTTAAGCATGAGCAGATTGGGAGGTGCAGCGGCTGTGGCACCCCTTGTTGCTGATATATCTTCTGAG GGAGGCCCGGACTGCGTTCAACAAAAACGCAACAACACCAACGGAAACTCAAACGGCAACCATGCTTCTTCAAACGACACCCTCACCACGACGGAGCAACAGGTGGCGAAGCTCATGGAGGAAGACATGGGATCCGCCATGCAGTACCTGCAGGGGAAAGGTCTCTGCCTTATGCCGATTTCCCTGGCCACCGCCATCTCCAAAGCCACGTGTCACACCAGAAACCCTTTCACCAACGGTGATGGGCCCTCTTCTCCCGGAATATCCGCGCTCACCCTGCACTCGTCCACTCTCAGTAACGGCCTCGTCAAAGACACCGCTTCCGTTTCCAAGTCCTGA
- the LOC108336473 gene encoding uncharacterized protein LOC108336473 isoform X1 yields MAYAAVKSDKIDTAVLTKAREACYKARDAFYACLENESDKKPTEIASVGLLYPLECKQCRNEYVKQCRSSWVKHFDRQYCQNKRVQTLLDDKGSTRGSLPSLTK; encoded by the exons ATGGCTTACGCTGCAGTAAAATCTGACAAAATCGACACTGCTGTTCTTACCAAAGCGAGGGAAGCTTGTTACAAg GCTCGTGATGCTTTCTATGCCTGCTTGGAAAATGAATCCGACAAGAAGCCCACAGAGATTGCATCTGTGGGCTTGCTATATCCCCTAGAATGCAAACAGTGCAGGAATGAATACGTCAAACAGTGTCGATCTTCCTGG GTGAAACATTTCGATAGGCAATACTGCCAGAACAAGAGGGTCCAGACACTTTTGGATGACAAAGGTTCCACGAGAG GTAGTCTCCCAAGCTTGACTAAATGA
- the LOC108336473 gene encoding uncharacterized protein LOC108336473 isoform X2, whose protein sequence is MAYAAVKSDKIDTAVLTKAREACYKARDAFYACLENESDKKPTEIASVGLLYPLECKQCRNEYVKQCRSSWVKHFDRQYCQNKRVQTLLDDKGSTRGV, encoded by the exons ATGGCTTACGCTGCAGTAAAATCTGACAAAATCGACACTGCTGTTCTTACCAAAGCGAGGGAAGCTTGTTACAAg GCTCGTGATGCTTTCTATGCCTGCTTGGAAAATGAATCCGACAAGAAGCCCACAGAGATTGCATCTGTGGGCTTGCTATATCCCCTAGAATGCAAACAGTGCAGGAATGAATACGTCAAACAGTGTCGATCTTCCTGG GTGAAACATTTCGATAGGCAATACTGCCAGAACAAGAGGGTCCAGACACTTTTGGATGACAAAGGTTCCACGAGAG GGGTGTAA